From the Candidatus Schekmanbacteria bacterium RIFCSPLOWO2_02_FULL_38_14 genome, one window contains:
- a CDS encoding electron transfer flavoprotein subunit alpha, protein MGKAILAFAEQRDGKLKKNAYEVISTGKKLADEIKSELVSLLIGSGIEGLASELGSYGSDKVLVADSEILKLYSSEGYSSVLVDAVKKCDAGIVLLPASSMGKDLAPAAAAKLETGVAMDCIGVAFKDGKLEATRPVYAGKIMTKVGCSKEPFFITLRPNVFSVSAPSPDKKASVEKINVGFSAESIRAKVKEIVAAAGGKMDLTEASVIVAGGRGMKSGENFKVLEELADALGGVVGASRSVVDAGWRPHSDQVGQTGKVVSPNLYIACGVSGAIQHLAGMSSSKCIVAINKDSDAPIFQMADYGIVGDLFQVVPVLAQEVKKVLGK, encoded by the coding sequence ATGGGGAAAGCAATCTTAGCCTTTGCAGAGCAAAGGGATGGAAAATTAAAAAAGAATGCTTATGAAGTAATCAGCACAGGGAAAAAACTTGCTGATGAGATAAAAAGCGAATTGGTATCTTTATTAATAGGCTCAGGCATAGAAGGGTTAGCCTCAGAACTTGGAAGCTATGGTTCTGATAAAGTTCTTGTTGCTGACAGTGAAATATTAAAATTATATTCTTCAGAGGGATATTCTTCTGTGCTTGTGGATGCAGTAAAAAAATGTGATGCAGGGATTGTTCTTTTACCTGCCTCCTCAATGGGAAAAGACTTAGCTCCTGCTGCTGCTGCAAAACTTGAAACCGGTGTGGCAATGGATTGTATTGGGGTTGCTTTTAAGGATGGAAAGCTTGAAGCAACAAGACCAGTATACGCAGGAAAAATCATGACGAAAGTAGGTTGCTCAAAAGAGCCATTTTTTATAACTTTAAGACCTAATGTATTCTCTGTATCAGCACCAAGTCCTGATAAGAAGGCTTCTGTTGAAAAAATAAATGTTGGTTTCAGTGCTGAAAGCATAAGAGCTAAAGTTAAAGAAATAGTTGCTGCTGCAGGAGGAAAGATGGATTTGACAGAGGCTTCTGTCATTGTTGCAGGCGGCAGGGGAATGAAAAGCGGTGAGAATTTTAAGGTTCTTGAGGAACTGGCTGATGCTTTAGGAGGAGTTGTAGGAGCTTCAAGGTCTGTTGTGGATGCAGGCTGGAGGCCTCACTCTGACCAGGTAGGACAGACAGGTAAGGTTGTTTCTCCGAATCTTTATATAGCATGCGGAGTATCAGGGGCTATCCAGCATCTTGCAGGAATGTCATCATCAAAGTGTATAGTTGCAATAAATAAGGACTCTGATGCCCCAATTTTTCAGATGGCAGATTACGGAATAGTTGGAGATTTGTTTCAGGTGGTTCCAGTTCTGGCACAGGAAGTAAAAAAAGTGCTGGGGAAATAA
- a CDS encoding electron transfer flavoprotein subunit beta: MKIVICMKRVPDTAAKLRVGSSGKSIDPAGIEYVINPYDEYGIEEALRIKEKLGQGEVIILTLGSEKAAPVIRNALAMGADRAVLLKDESEDYDSFATANALSKALKEINPDIIFFGKQAVDDDNCQVGSMVAQLLNIPCVNVVTKLEISDRKATAHRQIEGGSEVVETNLPAVFTAQKGLNEPRYASLKGIMAAKKKSLEEKAPEKIDSRIQILKMEPPPARKAGKIVGQNVEAVPELVKLLQFEAKIL; this comes from the coding sequence GTGAAGATAGTTATATGTATGAAAAGAGTTCCTGACACTGCAGCGAAATTAAGGGTTGGCAGCAGTGGTAAATCAATAGACCCGGCAGGAATTGAATATGTCATAAACCCTTATGATGAGTATGGGATTGAAGAGGCATTGAGAATAAAAGAAAAACTGGGGCAGGGAGAGGTAATAATACTGACTCTTGGTTCAGAAAAGGCTGCACCTGTTATCAGAAATGCCCTTGCAATGGGTGCAGACAGGGCTGTTCTTCTCAAGGACGAATCAGAAGATTATGACTCGTTCGCCACTGCAAATGCACTGTCAAAGGCTTTAAAGGAAATAAACCCTGACATTATATTTTTTGGCAAACAGGCAGTTGATGATGACAATTGCCAGGTAGGCTCAATGGTAGCACAGCTTTTGAATATTCCATGTGTAAATGTTGTTACCAAGTTGGAAATTTCAGACAGAAAAGCCACTGCACACAGGCAGATAGAAGGCGGGAGCGAGGTTGTTGAAACAAATTTACCGGCAGTTTTTACAGCCCAGAAAGGGTTAAATGAGCCAAGGTACGCATCTTTGAAAGGTATTATGGCAGCAAAGAAAAAGAGCCTTGAAGAAAAAGCTCCTGAAAAGATTGATTCAAGGATTCAGATTCTAAAAATGGAGCCGCCCCCTGCCAGAAAAGCAGGCAAAATTGTTGGTCAGAATGTTGAGGCAGTTCCGGAACTTGTAAAACTGCTTCAGTTTGAAGCAAAAATTTTGTAA